One Microcebus murinus isolate Inina chromosome 7, M.murinus_Inina_mat1.0, whole genome shotgun sequence genomic region harbors:
- the LOC105868895 gene encoding uncharacterized protein LOC105868895 isoform X5, whose protein sequence is MESQKAKSEEHERNISMEPEEMNKTEGQFGDCWRKPVVEGCKKSSQRNNFQTETVKQVKTPTAEKCQKFIVVGENCSTDSHPSRHVRVAREASLHQSVSCVKQFQQNKNIINLQSFHLGRRACQTDVFMQIPRKSSVLSDNQMLNNPEKFFECTECGKTFRQNRALSQHQRIHVVEKPYECSECGKAFNQHSVLSKHQRIHAGEKPYTCEECGKTFSAHSYFIQHCKIHTGEKPFECNECGKAFSIRSSYIQHLKIHTGEKPHECNQCGKAFSHSSNLIHHQRIHSGEKPYKCEECGKTFSRQSHLVQHQRIHSGEKPYDCSECGKAFSARLSLIQHQRIHTGEKPYECNECGKSFGLNRTLIVHQRIHTGEKPYRCNECGKSFSQRSQVIQHKRIHTGEKPYVCNECGKSFSARLSLIQHQRIHTGEKPYGCSECGKTFSQKGHLIQHQRIHTGEKPYECSECGKAFSQSFNLIHHQRIHNGEKPYECNECDKAFSVLSSLVQHQRVHNGEKPYECHKCGKAFSQGSHLIQHQRSHTGEKPYECNECGKTFGQISTLIKHERTHNGEKPYECSDCGKAFSQSAHLIRHRRIHTGENPYKCSDCGKAFNVRSSLIQHHRIHTGEKPYECSECGKAFSQHSQFIQHQRIHTGEKPYMCNECEKSFSARLSLIQHKRIHTGEKPYECTECGKSFRQSSHLIRHQRIHSGERSYIYNQCGKTFNQGIILTSHEKVHKPHVRGQPYKCSRCGELSTAQSAFTQHCAVHSGE, encoded by the coding sequence ATGGAATCCCAGAAAGCAAAATCAGAAGAACATGAAAGGAATATTTCCATGGAACCTGAAGAGATGAATAAAACTGAGGGACAGTTCGGGGATTGCTGGAGAAAACCTGTAGTAGAAGGATGTAAGAAATCCTCCCAGAGGAACAATTTCCAAACAGAGACCGTGAAACAGGTGAAAACCCCCACTGCAGAGAAGTGTCAGAAGTTCATTGTTGTTGGGGAAAACTGCTCTACAGACTCACATCCTTCAAGACATGTTAGAGTAGCTAGAGAGGCAAGTCTCCATCAGAGTGTTTCATGTGTCAAACAGTTTCAGCAAAATAAGAACATCATTAACCTCCAGAGTTTCCATTTAGGAAGAAGAGCCTGTCAAACAGATGTGTTTATGCAAATACCTAGAAAGAGTTCAGTTCTTAGTGATAATCAGATGCTTAACAATCCAGAGAAATTCTTTGAGTGTACTGAGTGTGGAAAAACTTTCAGACAGAACAGAGCTCTCTCTCAGCACCAAAGAATTCATGTTGTTGAAAAGCCCTATGAGTGtagtgaatgtggaaaagctttcaaTCAACACTCTGTCCTCAGcaaacatcagagaattcatgctggtgagaaaccctacacatgtgaggaatgtggtaaaACGTTCAGTGCTCATTCATACTTTATTCAGCATTGTaaaattcacactggagaaaaaccctttGAGTGTAacgaatgtgggaaagcctttagtaTACGTTCATCTTATATTCAACATCTAaaaattcatacaggagagaaacctcaTGAGTGTAATcagtgtgggaaagcctttagtcATAGCTCTAATCTGATTCatcatcagagaattcatagtggagagaaaccttacaagtgtgaagaatgtgggaaaacctTCAGCAGGCAGTCACACCTTGTTCAGCATCAGAGAAttcattctggagagaaaccttatgacTGTAGtgagtgtggcaaagccttcaGTGCACGATTATCTCTCATTCAACATCAGAGGattcatacaggagaaaaaccctatgagtgtaatgaatgtggaaagtCCTTTGGCCTGAACCGAACCCTTATTGtccatcagagaattcacactggagagaaaccatataggTGTAATGAGTGTGGAAAATCCTTCAGTCAGCGCTCACAAGTTATTCAACAtaagagaattcacactggagagaagccctatgtTTGCAATGAATGTGGAAAATCATTCAGTGCTCGCCTATCCCTTATCcagcatcagagaattcacactggcgAGAAGCCTTATGGATGTAGTGAGTGTGGGAAAACCTTCAGTCAAAAGGGACATCTTATTCAGCATCAgcgaattcacactggagagaaaccctatgaatgtagtgagtgtggaaaagccttcagcCAGAGTTTTAATCTTATTCACCATCAGAGAATACACAATGGTGAGAAGCCCTATGAATGTAACGAATGTGATAAAGCCTTTAGTGTGCTTTCTTCCCTCGTTCAACATCAGAGAGtacataatggagagaaaccctatgagtgTCAcaaatgtgggaaggcctttagcCAAGGCTCACATCTTATTCAGCATCAGAGGAGTCACACTGGTGAAAAACCCTATGAGTGTAATGAGTGTGGGAAAACCTTTGGACAGATATCTACCTTGATTAAGCATGAGAGAACACACaatggagagaagccctatgagTGCAGCGACTGTGGTAAGGCCTTCAGCCAGAGTGCTCACCTTATCCGCCACCgaagaattcacactggagagaatcCTTACAAGTGTAGTGACTGTGGTAAGGCCTTCAATGTTCGCTCCTCTCTCATTCAGCATCACAGAattcatactggggagaaaccttatgaatgtagtgagtgtggcaaggcctttagTCAGCATTCACAGTTTATTcagcatcagagaattcatactggagagaaaccatacatgTGCAATGAATGTGAGAAATCCTTCAGTGCACGCTTATCCCTTATCCAACAcaagagaattcacactggagagaaaccctatgagtgCACTGAATGTGGGAAATCCTTCCGACAAAGCTCTCACCTTATTcgacatcagagaattcacagtggagagagGTCTTATATATATAACCAATGTGGAAAGACTTTTAATCAAGGAATAATTCTTACTAGTCATGAGAAAGTCCATAAACCTCATGTTAGAGGGCAACCCTATAAATGTAGTAGGTGTGGGGAGCTCTCTACTGCCCAGTCAGCCTTCACTCAACATTGTGCAGTTCACAGTGGAGAGTGA